In Dama dama isolate Ldn47 chromosome 9, ASM3311817v1, whole genome shotgun sequence, the following proteins share a genomic window:
- the RPS15 gene encoding small ribosomal subunit protein uS19 → RGDWGWILGPRSPPARPAQAEVEQKKKRTFRKFTYRGVDLDQLLDMSYEQLMQLYSARQRRRLNRGLRRKQHSLLKRLRKAKKDAPPMEKPEVVKTHLRDMIILPEMVGSMVGVYNGKTFNQVEIKPEMIGHYLGEFSITYKPVKHGRPGIGATHSSRFIPLK, encoded by the exons CGTGGGGACTGGGGGTGGATCTTGGGGCCCCGCTCACCCCCGGCCCGGCCCGCGCAGGCGGAAGTGGAACAGAAGAAGAAGCGGACCTTCCGCAAGTTCACCTACCGCGGCGTAGACCTCGACCAGCTGCTGGACATGTCCTA TGAGCAACTGATGCAGCTATACAGTGCGCGCCAGCGACGGCGGCTGAACCGCGGCCTGCGGAGGAAGCAGCACTCGCTGCTGAAGCGGCTGCGCAAGGCCAAGAAAGATGCGCCGCCCATGGAGAAGCCCGAGGTCGTGAAGACGCACCTGCGCGACATGATCATTCTGCCCGAGATGGTGGGCAGCATGGTGGGCGTCTACAACGGCAAGACCTTCAACCAGGTGGAAATCAAG CCTGAGATGATTGGCCACTACCTGGGCGAGTTCTCCATCACCTACAAGCCCGTGAAACACGGCCGGCCCGGTATCGGGGCTACCCATTCCTCCCGCTTCATCCCCCTCAAGTAA
- the DAZAP1 gene encoding DAZ-associated protein 1 isoform X4, whose product MRKSRGLEVEVKRAEPRDSKSQAPGQPGASQWGSRVVPNAANGWAGQPPPTWQQGYGPQGMWVPAGQAIGGYGPPPAGRGAPPPPPPFTSYIVSTPPGGFPPPQGFPQGYGAPPQFSFGYGPPPPPPDQFAPPGVPPPPATPGAAPLAFPPPPSQAAPDMSKPPTAQPDFPYSQYGYGQDLASFGQGFSDPSQQPPSYGGPSVPGSGGPPAGGSGFGRGQNHNVQGFHPYRR is encoded by the exons GTGGAAGTTAAACGGGCCGAACCTCGGGACAGCAAGAGCCAAGCGCCGGGACAGCCAGGTGCCAGCCAGTGGGGCAGCCGGGTCGTGCCCAATGCCGCCAATGGCTGGGCAGGCCAGCCCCCGCCTACGTGGCAGCAGGGATATGGCCCACAAG GAATGTGGGTGCCGGCAGGACAGGCGATCG GTGGCTATGGACCGCCCCCCGCAGGAAGAGGagcccccccaccgcccccacccttTACCTCCTACATTGTGTCTACCCCTCCTGGAGGCTTCCCGCCTCCCCAGGGCTTCCCCCAGGGCTACGGCGCGCCCCCACAGTTCA GTTTCGGCTACGGACCTCCACCTCCCCCACCAGATCAGTTTGCCCCTCCGGGGGTTCCCCCACCACCGGCCACTCCCGGGGCCGCACCTCTGGCCTTCCCGCCACCTCCATCTCAGGCCGCCCCGGACATGAGCAAACCACCGACCGCCCAGCCTGACTTCCCGTACAGCCAGTATG GTTACGGACAGGACTTGGCCAGCTTCGGACAGGGCTTCTCAGACCCCAGCCAGCAGCCCCCCTCCTACGGGGGCCCCTCGGTGCCTGGCTCAGGGGGTCCCCCCGCTGGCGGAAGTGGCTTTGGACGCGGTCAGAACCACAACGTACAAGGATTCCATCCCTACCGACGCTAG